The proteins below come from a single Hyphomicrobium denitrificans ATCC 51888 genomic window:
- a CDS encoding prepilin peptidase: MTRDALTSVPVIAGAIAIAAVSFSLLSFPLAAASCLLGWMMLLIAQSDAERYIIPDALSLPSIPLGLLVAISFDETNHNPPLVIEHLGAALVSAALLFGVRAAYYHWRGREGLGLGDVKLGAVAGAWTGFQGMTNSLLIGCLLAIGYVGVVSLWHRRIPGRATALPFGVFFAPAIWLVWLWNAL; this comes from the coding sequence ATGACACGCGACGCGCTAACAAGTGTCCCAGTCATCGCAGGCGCTATCGCCATAGCGGCAGTGTCGTTTTCCCTACTCAGTTTTCCGCTTGCCGCCGCGTCATGTCTTCTCGGATGGATGATGCTCCTCATCGCGCAATCGGACGCGGAGCGATACATTATCCCGGATGCACTGTCGTTGCCGTCAATTCCTCTTGGCCTGCTCGTTGCCATTTCTTTCGACGAAACGAACCACAACCCGCCGCTGGTGATTGAGCATCTCGGTGCAGCGCTGGTAAGCGCCGCACTGCTCTTTGGTGTGCGGGCGGCCTACTATCATTGGCGAGGACGGGAAGGGCTAGGGCTCGGTGACGTGAAGCTTGGTGCGGTTGCGGGAGCCTGGACTGGCTTTCAAGGAATGACGAACTCTCTCCTTATTGGATGTCTTCTCGCAATCGGATACGTCGGCGTCGTGAGCCTATGGCATCGCCGGATTCCGGGCCGCGCCACGGCATTGCCGTTCGGTGTTTTCTTCGCGCCCGCAATCTGGCTCGTCTGGCTATGGAATGCGTTATAG